A part of Rhopalosiphum maidis isolate BTI-1 chromosome 3, ASM367621v3, whole genome shotgun sequence genomic DNA contains:
- the LOC113559792 gene encoding histone H3.3: MARTKQTARKSTGGKAPRKQLATKAARKSAPSTGGVKKPHRYRPGTVALREIRRYQKSTELLIRKLPFQRLVREIAQDFKTDLRFQSAAIGALQEASEAYLVGLFEDTNLCAIHAKRVTIMPKDIQLARRIRGERA; the protein is encoded by the exons ATGGCTCGTACTAAGCAGACCGCTCGTAAATCTACCGGGGGAAAGGCCCCGCGTAAACAGTTGGCTACCAAAGCTGCCCGCAAAAGCGCGCCCTCCACAGGTGGAGTTAAAAAACCTCATCGTTATCGTCCCGGTACTGTCGCTCTCCGCGAGATCCGTCGTTACCAAAAGTCTACAGAGTTGCTGATCCGCAAATTGCCTTTTCAACGTTTGGTTAGAGAAATTGCACAAGATTTCAAAACAGACTTACGTTTCCAAAGTGCGGCTATTGGGGCTTTGCAG gagGCTAGTGAAGCATACTTGGTTGGTTTGTTTGAAGACACCAACTTATGCGCTATTCATGCCAAACGTGTTACCATTATGCCGAAAGACATTCAGTTAGCCAGACGTATCCGTGGTGAACGAGCCTAA